In Colletotrichum higginsianum IMI 349063 chromosome 1, whole genome shotgun sequence, one genomic interval encodes:
- a CDS encoding Mg2+ transporter codes for MASSREYYEYHHHHRHHHHHGAKKRLYLEPPTNGSVTVRTKKTTFIPPPPRECTPPPPPVIVKPAPPPPVVVEPPPPPPPALPCPPPSPPPPPVAAPEPAPIEVIAVDVEPSVRSSKSSRHSHSRSRSSRRGSRDRDRERDVREVYVEREKLVPVRVPYPVPVPVEPRYETFRYVEGRRYSPPRMLPPPPPAEEERMRVTISDRRREREYNYRR; via the exons ATGG CCTCATCGAGGGAATACTACGAGtatcaccaccaccaccgccatcaccaccaccacggcgCCAAGAAGCGCCTCTACCTCGAACCCCCGACCAACGGCTCCGTCACCGTCCGCACCAAGAAGACGACCTTCATCCCGCCACCCCCGCGCGAATGcacaccgccgccgccgcccgtcatcgtcaagcccgcgccacctcctcccgtcgtcgtcgaacccccgccgccgccgcccccggctCTGCCgtgccctcccccctccccgcctccccctcccgTCGCGGCCCCGGAGCCCGCGCCGATAGaggtcatcgccgtcgacgtcgaaccCTCGGTCCGGTCCAGCAAGTCCTCACGCCATAGCCACAGCCGGAGTCGCTCGTCGCGCCGCGGCAGCCGGGACCGCGACCGCGAGCGCGACGTGCGCGAGGTCTACGTCGAGCGCGAGAAGCTGGTGCCCGTGAGGGTCCCCTaccccgtccccgtccccgtcgagCCGCGCTACGAGACGTTCCGCTACGTCGAGGGCAGGCGGTACAGCCCGCCGCGCATgctgccgcccccgccgcccgccgaggaggagaggatgCGCGTCACCATCTCGGAccggaggagggagagggagtACAACTACCGGCGGTGA